The Paenibacillus sp. MBLB1832 genome has a window encoding:
- a CDS encoding TspO/MBR family protein, with protein MFTFIIVFLITYALFSISGVLFPTDRPYYAALKKPSWTPPAPLFGIVWAILYGLISASVAIVYMKTDRFQQASSSYMLILLLNYVANQAFSFFEFKLKNLRLAFLDSALVAFTTFMLIYATIPYSKLAAWLLLPYLLWSCFATLLAWSIYQLNKGTTHAY; from the coding sequence ATGTTTACGTTCATAATCGTATTTCTGATAACGTATGCGCTTTTCTCGATTTCGGGTGTGCTGTTCCCAACGGATCGACCTTATTATGCGGCCTTGAAAAAGCCAAGCTGGACCCCTCCTGCCCCATTATTCGGCATCGTCTGGGCTATTTTGTATGGATTGATCTCTGCATCAGTTGCTATCGTGTATATGAAAACCGATCGATTTCAGCAAGCATCCTCGAGCTATATGCTCATATTACTGTTGAATTATGTTGCGAATCAAGCTTTTAGCTTCTTCGAATTCAAGTTAAAGAACTTGCGGCTAGCCTTTTTAGATTCGGCTCTCGTGGCGTTCACAACGTTCATGCTGATCTACGCAACAATCCCTTATTCTAAGTTAGCCGCATGGCTATTACTGCCTTACTTGTTGTGGTCCTGCTTCGCAACCTTATTGGCTTGGAGCATTTATCAACTCAACAAAGGGACTACACATGCCTATTAA
- a CDS encoding serine/threonine protein kinase encodes MNQRSPWNNVIIGNRYQLISLLGQGGMSRVYLAKDRKLIGKRWAVKEVDCSLSDSASFMEEAEMLAKLGHAQLPQLVDYFITEQGKGYLVMDYIEGPTLQDLFEKKARHLTVDLIVHIALQLLDIFHYLHTFQPRPIIYRDLKPANVMLNTHNQVRLIDFGVARQFKQGQASDTMQMGTVGFAAPEQYVGGQTDARTDLYTLGSMLYYLLSGGQYAYLNVKPLEQLRDGIPEQLRSTVNLLLQESPQHRCQTALEVKQRLQLLDPHPLFHDISTSRQSSHTASSHVSDQLIIIGGLFAGVGSTFTAISLARIFHALSIPHALVEQPTIEPDLYMLLYGDQHAPSSYSFLSEHMHDPSQAITPTWKNGFTTWVPIPPDGYQGSWQTADAFKLLHLVKKPIVLWDISTDWEHPAVQELCYRADRILVVVDASPGKCNRPSSRRHLEQLMSYQNRGQNVHVIVNGTVPSQFKKEWHEAWPSAPLCTIPELPRSEVLQANWKGDCIQDRPPYLHAIFKAFYPILGEIVPNELLMKWGKPYKKSLLNWFNRHV; translated from the coding sequence GTGAATCAACGATCACCATGGAACAACGTCATTATAGGCAACAGGTACCAACTCATCTCACTGCTCGGGCAGGGAGGCATGAGTCGCGTGTATCTGGCTAAAGATCGGAAACTAATCGGCAAGCGATGGGCGGTCAAGGAAGTTGATTGCTCGCTGTCTGATTCCGCCTCGTTCATGGAGGAAGCGGAGATGCTGGCGAAGCTCGGGCATGCGCAGCTGCCGCAATTAGTGGATTATTTTATAACAGAGCAAGGCAAGGGCTATCTCGTGATGGATTACATAGAGGGGCCTACACTTCAGGATTTATTTGAGAAAAAGGCACGTCATCTGACTGTGGATTTGATTGTTCACATTGCGCTTCAACTGCTGGATATTTTCCACTATTTGCATACCTTCCAACCACGCCCCATCATTTACCGCGATCTAAAGCCAGCAAATGTAATGCTCAACACTCACAATCAAGTTCGATTAATCGACTTCGGTGTTGCTCGTCAGTTCAAGCAAGGCCAAGCCTCAGATACTATGCAAATGGGAACCGTCGGATTCGCTGCTCCTGAGCAATATGTGGGAGGGCAAACGGATGCGCGGACAGACTTGTATACACTCGGCTCCATGTTGTATTACTTATTGTCAGGTGGACAATATGCCTATTTAAACGTGAAACCACTCGAGCAGCTTCGTGATGGAATACCAGAGCAGCTGCGAAGTACTGTGAACTTACTTTTGCAAGAATCTCCGCAACATCGCTGCCAAACCGCTTTGGAAGTGAAACAACGCCTTCAGCTACTTGATCCACATCCTCTTTTCCACGACATATCAACTTCTAGACAGTCTTCACATACTGCCTCATCCCATGTGTCAGATCAATTAATTATTATCGGGGGATTATTCGCCGGGGTAGGCTCGACTTTCACTGCAATTTCACTTGCTCGAATTTTTCATGCCTTATCAATCCCTCATGCACTCGTTGAACAACCAACTATCGAGCCTGATCTCTATATGCTGCTATACGGTGATCAACATGCGCCATCTTCCTATTCATTTCTCTCCGAACACATGCATGATCCCTCCCAGGCAATCACACCAACTTGGAAAAATGGTTTTACCACTTGGGTTCCAATTCCACCTGACGGCTATCAAGGCTCTTGGCAAACGGCAGATGCCTTCAAATTACTTCATCTCGTGAAAAAGCCGATTGTCCTATGGGACATATCGACGGATTGGGAACATCCTGCGGTGCAGGAGCTATGTTATCGCGCAGATCGTATCCTCGTGGTCGTTGATGCTTCGCCCGGAAAGTGCAATCGACCTAGTTCACGAAGGCATCTTGAACAATTAATGTCTTACCAAAATCGAGGTCAAAATGTGCATGTAATCGTGAACGGAACCGTCCCTAGCCAATTTAAAAAGGAATGGCACGAAGCATGGCCGTCCGCTCCATTATGCACCATTCCCGAATTACCTCGTTCAGAGGTGTTACAAGCGAATTGGAAAGGCGATTGTATCCAAGATCGGCCTCCTTATTTGCATGCAATATTCAAAGCTTTCTACCCCATCCTTGGTGAAATCGTCCCTAACGAGCTCCTAATGAAGTGGGGGAAACCGTATAAGAAATCGCTTTTAAACTGGTTTAATAGGCATGTGTAG
- a CDS encoding Flp1 family type IVb pilin — translation MIRITDFFKRVWQEEEGLGTLEILLIVAVLVAIAIIFRKWIVSWFQKLIGDANSDLKDNSGVTPCAPSPTTSCAP, via the coding sequence ATGATACGTATTACGGATTTTTTTAAGCGTGTTTGGCAGGAGGAAGAGGGGCTCGGAACGTTGGAAATTTTGCTAATTGTGGCTGTTCTTGTGGCAATTGCGATTATATTCAGAAAGTGGATTGTCTCATGGTTTCAAAAGCTAATTGGAGATGCTAACTCCGATCTTAAGGATAACAGTGGTGTTACTCCTTGTGCGCCGAGTCCGACAACTAGCTGTGCGCCATAA
- a CDS encoding cyclic-phosphate processing receiver domain-containing protein: MIHVYLDDSRPCPQGFTLAKDANECITLLQECEVDILSLDHDLGWMSKQTGTDVVIWLIQQRKFPRTIYIHTSSPSACTQMYQMLYAVKPEAMALFDHRIPDDVLLEVARGTYSS, encoded by the coding sequence ATGATTCATGTATACTTAGATGATTCGCGTCCCTGTCCTCAAGGATTTACGTTAGCGAAAGACGCCAATGAATGCATTACTTTACTGCAAGAGTGCGAAGTGGATATCCTTTCCTTGGATCATGACTTAGGCTGGATGTCGAAGCAAACGGGTACAGATGTGGTCATTTGGCTTATTCAACAGCGCAAATTTCCGAGAACGATTTATATTCACACTTCAAGCCCTTCTGCGTGCACACAGATGTATCAAATGCTATATGCCGTGAAACCAGAGGCAATGGCACTATTTGATCATCGTATACCCGACGACGTGCTGCTTGAGGTGGCAAGAGGCACCTATTCTAGTTAA
- a CDS encoding type II secretion protein F: protein MEKFPNFTSSIHHKITVLYGRNQISHGSKWFMAELLSASVISLFGMAILALVAGGDGTVIVFGVLLAIGMPLLMVRDLDVQIRKKHTRMILDLPEFLSTIVLLVNAGETVNRAWIRCVQAKPQLAESPLYKELILAVHELEMNTSFTKVLEDFNKRCALHEVSLFTSTLGLNYKRGGHDFVIALQSLSLELWQRRKSVSRTLGEEASSKLVFPMVLIFVVVMVIVAAPALLMMKQ from the coding sequence ATGGAGAAATTTCCGAATTTCACTTCGAGTATCCATCACAAAATTACCGTCCTATACGGCAGAAACCAAATCTCACATGGCAGCAAGTGGTTTATGGCTGAGCTCTTATCTGCGAGTGTGATAAGTCTGTTTGGTATGGCAATATTGGCACTAGTAGCTGGTGGGGACGGCACAGTTATTGTTTTTGGCGTGCTGCTTGCCATTGGAATGCCCTTACTTATGGTGCGTGATCTAGATGTGCAAATTCGCAAAAAACATACGAGGATGATCCTGGATTTACCAGAATTTCTAAGCACGATCGTGCTGCTGGTCAATGCAGGGGAAACCGTTAATCGAGCATGGATACGGTGTGTGCAAGCCAAACCCCAGCTAGCTGAGTCGCCGTTATACAAAGAACTGATACTTGCTGTTCATGAGCTTGAAATGAATACATCCTTTACGAAAGTTTTGGAGGATTTCAATAAGCGCTGTGCGCTGCATGAAGTCTCTTTATTTACGTCAACGTTGGGGCTGAATTACAAAAGAGGAGGGCATGACTTCGTCATTGCGCTTCAATCGCTTTCACTAGAGCTTTGGCAAAGACGGAAAAGTGTTTCCCGTACCCTTGGGGAAGAAGCATCTTCCAAGCTTGTATTTCCAATGGTGTTGATTTTCGTTGTGGTGATGGTCATTGTTGCTGCACCTGCTTTACTAATGATGAAACAATAA
- a CDS encoding ABC transporter ATP-binding protein: MIHLSQIHFIREERHILNDVNVLIESGEHWVILGRNGSGKTTLLELMNGYEFPSRGTVDVLGNRYGQCDVREIRKKIGYISQSLLEKLNLGDPVHEVVATGEYAFLRFYQEIPQEVTARALQMLERVRIPHLANQTLGSLSQGERKKVMLARSLMMKPEILILDEPAAGLDLYERERFLADVNDLSKQDITVVYVTHHIEEIMPLFTHVAIIEQGEIIAAGRKEEVLTPANIHQAFGIDIVLEWYQGRPWIKVIDPK, from the coding sequence ATGATCCATTTATCACAAATTCATTTTATCCGAGAAGAACGCCATATTCTAAATGATGTGAATGTACTTATTGAATCCGGTGAACACTGGGTCATATTGGGCCGTAACGGCTCAGGTAAAACTACGCTGCTTGAACTGATGAACGGATACGAATTTCCGAGCCGTGGTACGGTAGATGTGCTTGGGAATCGTTATGGGCAGTGTGACGTTAGAGAAATTCGTAAAAAAATCGGGTATATTTCCCAGTCGCTCCTCGAAAAATTAAACTTGGGAGATCCTGTTCATGAGGTCGTGGCAACGGGTGAATATGCCTTTTTGCGTTTCTACCAGGAAATTCCGCAGGAAGTAACGGCACGTGCGCTTCAAATGCTGGAACGCGTTCGCATTCCACATCTTGCGAATCAGACGCTTGGCAGCCTTTCACAAGGTGAGCGTAAGAAAGTGATGCTGGCCCGTTCCTTGATGATGAAACCGGAGATTCTCATTTTGGACGAACCTGCAGCAGGGTTGGATTTATACGAGCGTGAGCGGTTTCTGGCGGATGTGAATGATTTGAGCAAACAGGACATCACCGTTGTGTATGTCACGCATCATATCGAAGAAATCATGCCGTTATTTACGCATGTTGCCATTATTGAGCAAGGGGAAATTATTGCTGCTGGACGCAAAGAGGAAGTTCTAACTCCAGCAAATATTCACCAAGCGTTCGGTATCGATATCGTCTTGGAGTGGTATCAAGGACGTCCATGGATTAAAGTGATTGACCCTAAGTAA
- a CDS encoding CpaF family protein has translation MDQQLFHDLKREIKESLDLSHELSDSQLLGHIEETIFRAARECGWTSSEMQTGIKRLFDSFRGLDILQPLIDDPTVSEIMVNGHTCIFYERRGAVERYPFELESAEKLEDLIQMIVSKVNRIVNQASPIVDARLQDGSRVNIVLPPASLSGPTLTIRKFPAKPMMMSDLIEMGSITADAAEILRMMVEAGFNVFVGGGTGSGKTTFLNALSAWIPAHERIITIEDSAELQIQNVPNLVRLETRNANTEGKGAITIRELIRSSLRMRPNRIIVGEVRGAEALDMLAAMNTGHDGSLSTGHANTSKDMLSRLETMVLSAAPLPIEVIRKQIVSALDIVIHISRLRDRTRKVTEIHQVAGLKDGEVELIPLFLFEETGDTLDSRVEGELRYTGQPLINLHKIRMAGKQLPAWLNQQVEGSVTA, from the coding sequence TTGGATCAACAGCTGTTTCATGACTTGAAACGAGAGATAAAAGAAAGCTTAGATCTTTCCCATGAGCTTAGTGATTCTCAACTGTTGGGTCATATTGAGGAGACGATTTTTCGTGCCGCCAGAGAGTGCGGATGGACATCGAGTGAGATGCAAACGGGTATCAAACGCTTATTTGACAGTTTTAGAGGATTAGATATTCTGCAGCCACTGATCGATGATCCAACTGTTTCGGAAATAATGGTGAATGGTCATACTTGTATTTTTTATGAACGCAGAGGAGCTGTGGAAAGATATCCCTTCGAACTGGAAAGTGCTGAGAAGTTGGAGGATTTGATTCAAATGATCGTTTCCAAAGTGAATCGCATCGTGAATCAAGCATCCCCGATCGTAGATGCCCGATTACAGGACGGTTCCCGGGTCAATATTGTTTTGCCGCCAGCCTCATTAAGTGGGCCGACATTAACCATTCGTAAATTCCCAGCGAAACCAATGATGATGAGCGATTTAATCGAGATGGGAAGTATCACAGCGGATGCTGCAGAAATACTGAGAATGATGGTGGAGGCTGGGTTTAATGTATTCGTTGGCGGTGGAACAGGGTCTGGCAAAACAACGTTCTTGAATGCACTTAGTGCTTGGATTCCAGCGCATGAACGCATTATCACGATTGAAGACTCGGCGGAGCTTCAGATCCAGAATGTACCAAACCTCGTCCGATTGGAGACAAGAAATGCCAATACCGAAGGGAAGGGCGCGATTACGATTCGGGAATTAATTCGCTCTTCGCTTAGAATGCGGCCCAATCGAATTATTGTAGGGGAGGTGAGGGGCGCAGAAGCTTTAGATATGCTTGCTGCGATGAATACTGGACATGACGGCTCTTTAAGTACTGGGCACGCAAACACCTCGAAGGATATGCTCAGCAGGCTGGAGACGATGGTACTGAGCGCAGCTCCGCTGCCAATTGAAGTCATACGGAAACAAATTGTATCTGCGCTGGATATTGTCATCCATATTTCAAGGCTGAGGGATCGAACGAGGAAAGTTACTGAGATCCATCAGGTTGCAGGATTGAAGGATGGCGAGGTTGAGCTGATTCCATTATTTCTTTTTGAAGAAACAGGTGACACATTGGATAGCCGAGTAGAGGGAGAACTTCGGTACACAGGCCAGCCACTTATTAATCTCCACAAAATTAGAATGGCAGGCAAGCAGTTGCCCGCTTGGCTAAATCAACAAGTAGAAGGCAGTGTGACCGCATGA
- a CDS encoding type II secretion system F family protein: protein MIYVDKRKRSPARAFKPQATFPQSPNSPIDYNQYELTSKEKGTAILMLALPAFMIGFIFYQNVILASLLAASGLFFPKVRRMQVIHKRKQLLYVQFKQALSCLSSAMTVGKSIESAFRESWEDLKLLYPDPACLIVVEFGMICRKLENGEPIEAALKHFADRSHLEDIQSFTDVFLTCKRTGGNLVEVMKRTATVIAEKLEIKQEIAVMVAQKRFESRVLVVAPVVIVAVLAFSSPDYMEPLYRGSGIVIMTICLLLLCVCYVITQKIMNIKV, encoded by the coding sequence ATGATATATGTTGATAAGAGAAAGCGCAGCCCAGCAAGGGCATTTAAACCTCAAGCAACTTTCCCGCAGTCCCCGAATAGCCCCATCGATTATAACCAGTACGAATTAACCTCCAAGGAAAAAGGTACCGCCATTCTAATGCTTGCCCTGCCAGCGTTCATGATCGGATTCATTTTTTACCAAAACGTCATACTTGCTTCCCTGTTAGCAGCATCGGGATTGTTCTTTCCGAAGGTAAGGCGAATGCAAGTAATTCATAAACGCAAACAATTGCTTTATGTACAGTTCAAACAAGCATTAAGCTGTCTGTCTTCCGCCATGACAGTCGGTAAATCAATTGAGTCAGCGTTCCGTGAGTCCTGGGAAGACTTAAAACTGTTATACCCCGATCCGGCCTGTCTGATCGTTGTGGAGTTCGGCATGATCTGCCGAAAGTTAGAAAATGGCGAGCCCATCGAGGCGGCGCTTAAACATTTTGCAGATCGAAGTCACCTAGAAGATATTCAAAGCTTTACGGATGTGTTTCTAACCTGTAAACGAACGGGAGGCAATCTCGTGGAGGTCATGAAGCGGACGGCTACGGTTATTGCTGAGAAGCTGGAAATTAAGCAAGAGATCGCGGTTATGGTAGCTCAAAAGCGGTTTGAATCTCGCGTTCTAGTTGTTGCACCAGTCGTGATTGTTGCTGTTTTGGCCTTTTCCTCGCCGGATTATATGGAACCACTTTATAGGGGGAGCGGGATTGTCATTATGACCATTTGCTTGCTTCTGTTATGTGTTTGTTACGTGATCACTCAAAAAATTATGAATATTAAGGTGTAG
- a CDS encoding P-loop NTPase family protein, which yields MNMNMNKSKIHVYILDDDRDYILRLTDFIRSTAFAEQLYVKLFSKPELLLQLSEDSNIQGILLLSESYYPLFQHHRTSLSCMFLSQNIANSNTTDAGHPFLFRFQPLQSLVSRLITLYMKGSQFERRPAMDRKTQVISVFSASGHIGKSITAIHMAKQLAFRGERVFYLSLENVSAASQWLQGETGHMSQLLYYVKTSPALVGAKLGQLKSHDARLRFDFLTPHEQMREMQEMNGEHIRELLHAIIDLAAYDTIILDLESSVHPRILKSLEMSDTIVWLLHDDWQDAVKTRSMLKQMSDYPHIHFVMTQWRGKTINDFDFLGKKPTYQLPYMPEWKTIHAPEQIWQSDLFAEQVAGMLHAISQQESIFSFVEGGRGEVGSTAVS from the coding sequence ATGAACATGAATATGAATAAGAGCAAAATTCACGTATACATCCTAGATGATGATCGTGATTACATCTTGCGTTTAACAGATTTCATTCGCTCAACAGCGTTTGCTGAGCAACTGTATGTAAAATTGTTCTCCAAGCCTGAGTTGCTGCTTCAACTCAGTGAAGATTCGAATATCCAAGGTATATTGCTGCTATCGGAGTCTTACTATCCGCTTTTTCAACATCATCGAACATCGTTATCATGTATGTTTCTAAGTCAGAACATAGCAAATTCGAACACAACAGATGCTGGGCATCCGTTCTTGTTTCGTTTTCAACCACTGCAATCTTTGGTCTCTCGTCTGATAACCCTTTACATGAAAGGGAGCCAGTTTGAACGACGTCCAGCAATGGATCGCAAAACACAGGTGATTTCTGTTTTCAGCGCTAGTGGTCATATCGGGAAGTCGATTACAGCCATACATATGGCGAAGCAATTAGCATTTCGCGGGGAGCGCGTTTTCTATTTAAGCTTGGAAAATGTAAGTGCAGCATCGCAATGGCTGCAAGGAGAAACGGGGCACATGTCTCAGCTCCTTTACTATGTGAAAACTTCACCAGCGCTTGTCGGTGCAAAGCTGGGGCAGCTCAAATCGCACGATGCCCGATTGCGTTTCGATTTCCTAACTCCCCATGAGCAGATGCGAGAAATGCAAGAAATGAATGGCGAACATATTCGAGAACTGCTTCATGCGATCATCGACTTGGCCGCGTACGATACGATCATCCTAGATTTAGAATCGTCGGTCCACCCGAGAATCCTAAAAAGTCTAGAGATGAGCGACACGATTGTTTGGCTTCTCCACGATGATTGGCAGGATGCTGTCAAAACAAGATCCATGTTGAAGCAAATGAGCGATTATCCGCACATTCATTTCGTGATGACGCAGTGGCGAGGGAAGACCATTAATGATTTTGATTTTCTAGGGAAAAAGCCAACGTATCAACTCCCATATATGCCCGAGTGGAAGACCATCCATGCTCCGGAGCAAATTTGGCAATCCGACTTGTTTGCTGAGCAAGTAGCAGGCATGCTGCATGCCATTTCGCAGCAAGAATCGATCTTTTCCTTTGTGGAAGGAGGGAGGGGGGAAGTTGGATCAACAGCTGTTTCATGA
- a CDS encoding SAM-dependent methyltransferase, with the protein MTLLNTYIGTSNHGFAQYAQDELRKLFPTTKFTLLVPTEVFIFHVPDETVDVIPTLMENEPIFLRHLQPVHQEWELTRTDGDLANLTEWMRNAYREGLFSLGDKIATQIRKEERADVPYAPFEIKAAIDEILVSECQAEPVVRYADHIISVYISAKKLFVGISKPQENLSDWSGGAIRFMKEEDQISRAKFKLLEAEQRFGIDFSIARKAIDIGAAPGGWTSLLLERGLKVTAIDPAALNPRLLGNPLLTFLKKNAGDVKLRDNEFDLLVCDMSWDPRQMGRLVADLLYGLQSGGTAIITVKLMHKKPFQTVRDILRIFEDSLFLLKAKQLFHNREELTLYLQKI; encoded by the coding sequence ATGACACTTTTAAACACCTATATTGGGACCTCGAATCATGGGTTTGCGCAATATGCACAAGATGAACTGCGCAAATTATTTCCAACTACCAAATTTACTTTATTAGTACCCACCGAGGTGTTCATCTTCCATGTTCCTGACGAAACGGTTGATGTGATACCAACGCTGATGGAAAATGAACCGATTTTCCTTAGGCATCTTCAGCCTGTCCATCAAGAGTGGGAGTTGACTCGTACAGATGGGGATTTGGCGAATTTGACAGAGTGGATGAGAAACGCTTATCGCGAAGGATTATTTAGCCTTGGCGACAAAATAGCTACGCAAATTCGTAAAGAAGAGCGAGCGGATGTGCCGTATGCACCGTTTGAAATCAAAGCAGCGATTGATGAAATTCTCGTTTCTGAATGTCAGGCTGAGCCTGTCGTTCGTTATGCGGATCACATCATTTCCGTCTATATCAGCGCGAAAAAGCTCTTTGTTGGTATATCCAAGCCTCAGGAGAACTTGTCGGATTGGTCTGGCGGTGCTATTCGATTCATGAAAGAGGAAGACCAAATATCACGCGCCAAATTCAAATTGCTAGAAGCTGAACAACGTTTCGGTATTGATTTCAGCATCGCTCGCAAAGCGATAGATATAGGTGCCGCGCCTGGCGGTTGGACGTCCTTATTGCTAGAGCGTGGACTCAAAGTGACGGCAATCGATCCAGCTGCGCTGAATCCTCGCTTACTGGGTAATCCGCTGCTTACTTTTTTGAAGAAAAACGCTGGTGACGTGAAGCTGCGCGACAATGAGTTCGATCTGCTTGTCTGTGATATGAGCTGGGATCCTAGGCAAATGGGACGTCTCGTAGCGGATTTGCTGTACGGTTTGCAAAGTGGAGGCACGGCGATTATTACGGTGAAACTCATGCATAAGAAGCCTTTCCAGACGGTGCGAGATATTTTGCGTATCTTTGAAGATTCTCTCTTTTTGCTAAAAGCGAAACAGCTCTTTCACAATCGTGAAGAGTTGACACTCTACTTGCAGAAAATATAA
- a CDS encoding acyl-CoA thioesterase: MEPRYSRESRCFKTSRIFPTDVNNHNTLFGGKLMSYIDDIASIAAHKHCRRSVVTASTDSVDFLSPIHTSDSVCLESFVTWTGKSSMEVFVKVVTEDLKSGTRKIAATSFLTFVALDENKVPVEVPDVIPETEEEFKLHESAPNRAEMRRLRRVESKKLASFFTMKYPWEKSE; the protein is encoded by the coding sequence ATGGAGCCGAGATATTCTAGAGAATCCAGATGTTTCAAAACATCGCGTATTTTTCCTACTGATGTAAACAATCATAATACACTATTTGGCGGCAAGCTGATGTCTTATATTGATGATATCGCATCGATTGCCGCGCATAAGCATTGTCGCAGGTCGGTGGTGACGGCTTCAACGGATTCGGTTGACTTCCTGTCACCGATTCATACGTCGGATTCGGTTTGTTTAGAGTCTTTCGTAACGTGGACAGGCAAAAGCTCCATGGAAGTATTCGTAAAGGTTGTGACGGAGGATTTGAAATCGGGCACGCGGAAAATTGCCGCGACTTCCTTTCTGACCTTTGTTGCGTTGGATGAAAATAAAGTGCCAGTCGAAGTGCCGGATGTCATACCGGAAACTGAAGAAGAGTTTAAGCTTCACGAATCCGCGCCAAACCGCGCAGAAATGCGTCGACTTCGCAGAGTTGAGAGTAAAAAGCTGGCTAGCTTTTTTACGATGAAATATCCGTGGGAAAAAAGCGAATAA
- a CDS encoding deoxyribonuclease IV, which produces MRIGAHVRTRGDYLLAAKTALTIGAQAFQYFPMNPRSLALKEANPQDMHACAQFSKEHGLLSIGHAPYALNPAVDEPERALMVALIKNGLDITNACGSLGLVVHFGKYVGKDPLQGYKNIIQCLNSATEGYNGASLILLENQAGEGAQLGLTMEEMVQVRKLCLRPETIGFCMDTCHAFASRLWQGSDWSDLERRGAQLDYLPHVKAIHLNDSVYACGSRRDRHANIGRGYIGLDNFRTLLASPFLQEIPIVLETGAGWDGTHRDEIALVQSLHGKEK; this is translated from the coding sequence ATGAGAATCGGAGCCCATGTACGAACGCGAGGCGACTACCTTCTTGCAGCTAAAACTGCCCTGACTATTGGCGCTCAGGCGTTTCAATATTTTCCAATGAATCCGCGCAGTCTGGCGTTGAAGGAGGCAAACCCACAGGACATGCATGCCTGTGCTCAATTCAGCAAGGAGCATGGTCTACTTTCAATCGGCCATGCTCCGTATGCGCTGAATCCAGCAGTCGATGAGCCAGAGCGTGCTCTAATGGTTGCCTTGATCAAAAATGGCTTAGACATTACGAATGCGTGCGGATCCCTCGGCCTTGTGGTGCATTTTGGCAAATATGTCGGGAAAGACCCGTTACAAGGGTACAAAAATATAATACAATGTTTGAATAGTGCCACAGAGGGCTATAACGGAGCTTCGCTGATACTTCTTGAAAATCAGGCAGGCGAAGGCGCTCAATTAGGATTGACCATGGAAGAAATGGTGCAGGTTCGCAAGCTCTGTCTTCGACCGGAGACTATTGGGTTCTGCATGGATACCTGCCATGCTTTTGCCAGTCGATTATGGCAAGGATCGGATTGGTCCGATCTAGAGCGAAGAGGGGCGCAATTGGACTATTTGCCTCATGTAAAAGCGATTCACTTGAACGATTCTGTGTATGCGTGCGGCTCACGACGTGATCGGCATGCCAATATTGGTAGAGGATACATCGGTCTCGATAACTTCCGAACGCTATTAGCATCGCCATTTTTACAAGAAATACCAATCGTCCTTGAGACAGGCGCTGGATGGGATGGGACACATCGGGATGAGATTGCGCTTGTACAATCGTTGCATGGAAAGGAAAAGTGA